A window of Spiroplasma syrphidicola EA-1 contains these coding sequences:
- the upp gene encoding uracil phosphoribosyltransferase: MAFTVIKHPLILDKLTRMRKKDSNSKVFKENLDEIAQLMAYEIFQTIELKEFEIETPVAVTKGYKIAKDIVLFPILRAGLGMVDGIVKLVPNAKIGHIGLYRDETTFEPHEYFAKKPQNIEEATVLVLDPMLATGGSANMAIDKVKEWGAKNIKLVCLVAAPEGKENVEKHHPDIDIYVAALDEKLDSKGYIIPGLGDAGDRIFGTK, translated from the coding sequence ATGGCATTTACAGTAATTAAACATCCATTAATTTTGGATAAATTGACAAGAATGAGAAAAAAGGATAGTAATTCAAAAGTTTTTAAAGAAAACTTAGATGAAATTGCCCAATTAATGGCTTATGAGATTTTTCAAACAATTGAATTAAAAGAATTTGAAATTGAGACACCAGTTGCTGTGACAAAAGGTTATAAAATTGCAAAAGATATTGTCTTATTTCCAATTTTACGCGCTGGGTTAGGGATGGTTGACGGAATTGTTAAATTAGTTCCGAATGCTAAAATCGGTCATATTGGTTTATACCGTGATGAAACAACATTTGAACCCCATGAGTATTTTGCCAAAAAACCACAGAATATTGAGGAAGCAACGGTACTAGTCCTTGATCCAATGTTAGCAACTGGGGGTAGTGCAAATATGGCGATTGATAAAGTTAAAGAATGAGGAGCCAAAAATATTAAGCTAGTTTGTTTAGTGGCGGCTCCAGAGGGAAAAGAAAATGTTGAAAAACATCACCCTGATATTGATATTTATGTTGCAGCGTTAGATGAAAAATTAGACAGTAAAGGTTATATTATTCCTGGGTTGGGTGATGCAGGAGATCGTATTTTTGGAACAAAATAA
- a CDS encoding MG406 family protein, whose amino-acid sequence MSLISIIMLFGALIVLTVLYFSVDMSWNIYTGLGLGYLFSLIGFLIIIWSWWLLSISLNKFLFVLLYFFRIFIYLIPIVIFVKAPNSFSIITLAIGLVIYPLSALLVNIKLPLKHRKLRKEVANCE is encoded by the coding sequence ATGTCATTGATAAGTATCATAATGCTCTTTGGGGCATTAATTGTTTTGACAGTTTTATATTTTAGCGTTGATATGAGTTGAAATATTTATACTGGCTTAGGGTTAGGATATTTGTTTTCTCTTATAGGTTTCTTAATCATTATATGATCATGATGATTGTTAAGTATAAGTTTAAATAAGTTCCTCTTTGTCTTGCTATATTTTTTTCGAATCTTTATCTATCTAATTCCGATTGTTATTTTTGTAAAAGCGCCAAATTCTTTTAGCATTATTACCTTAGCAATTGGTTTAGTAATTTATCCACTATCAGCGTTATTGGTAAATATTAAATTGCCTCTAAAACATCGTAAACTAAGAAAGGAAGTGGCAAATTGTGAATAA
- a CDS encoding F0F1 ATP synthase subunit A, producing the protein MNNKSLIFANLIPDETQSGMGAWSYTVLLPQLITIVITTFIIMMLSIGYYKRLKKLGPTDVPGGLVLFAEMSIKWVEQQVVELMGPKYKSLTIYVMYLLLYIGIGNLMSVVGFESVATAYTVPLSMGLVTFIGIYYFGIKYHKIVFFKKYIVNPLELLTQFVPLISISFRLFGNILGGSIIMALFSSLMGFIWGQIPYIGPVDLLSGVTLPFLSLYFDVFDGIIQAYIFAILTISYWALEIKEENNKGSEERVVAVKRKPLSKKELKIAQKA; encoded by the coding sequence GTGAATAATAAGAGTTTAATCTTTGCCAACTTAATTCCCGATGAAACGCAAAGCGGGATGGGGGCATGAAGCTATACTGTTTTATTACCACAATTAATTACAATTGTTATTACAACTTTTATTATCATGATGCTTTCAATTGGTTACTATAAGCGCTTAAAAAAACTAGGTCCAACCGATGTACCGGGGGGTCTAGTTTTGTTTGCCGAAATGTCAATCAAATGAGTTGAACAACAAGTTGTTGAATTAATGGGGCCAAAATATAAGTCATTAACAATTTATGTGATGTACTTACTATTATATATTGGAATTGGGAACTTAATGTCAGTTGTTGGCTTTGAGTCAGTGGCAACAGCCTATACCGTACCATTATCAATGGGGTTAGTTACATTTATTGGGATTTATTACTTTGGGATTAAATACCATAAAATTGTTTTCTTTAAAAAATATATTGTTAATCCCCTTGAATTATTAACGCAATTTGTACCATTGATCTCAATTTCATTCCGTTTATTTGGGAATATTTTAGGGGGATCAATCATTATGGCGTTGTTTTCTTCATTAATGGGCTTTATTTGGGGTCAAATCCCTTATATTGGACCTGTTGATTTATTATCGGGAGTTACTTTACCATTTTTAAGCTTGTATTTTGATGTTTTTGATGGAATCATTCAAGCTTATATTTTTGCTATCTTAACAATCTCCTACTGAGCGTTAGAGATTAAAGAAGAAAACAATAAAGGTAGTGAAGAACGGGTGGTTGCTGTCAAGCGTAAGCCACTTAGTAAAAAAGAATTAAAAATTGCTCAAAAAGCATAA
- the atpE gene encoding ATP synthase F0 subunit C: MFELMSNFVGMLMFAEMTGDITKGLAYLGSGIAAIGCLGAGIGQGYTGGKAVEAVSRNPEVEGKVRTLFIVAAAISESGAIYALVISIILAFVVA; encoded by the coding sequence ATGTTTGAATTAATGTCAAATTTTGTAGGAATGTTAATGTTTGCTGAAATGACAGGAGATATTACTAAAGGACTTGCATACTTAGGATCAGGTATTGCAGCGATTGGTTGTTTAGGAGCCGGAATTGGGCAAGGATATACTGGAGGGAAGGCAGTTGAAGCTGTTTCACGTAACCCAGAAGTTGAAGGGAAAGTTCGTACCTTATTTATTGTTGCTGCGGCGATTTCAGAATCAGGAGCGATTTATGCGTTAGTTATTTCAATTATTTTAGCTTTCGTTGTTGCTTAA
- the atpF gene encoding F0F1 ATP synthase subunit B, which translates to MLLSSTVNPAEIINQLFPNLWVFIAHVIATIILLILLSKWVYNPFRKAMRARRQKIQEMITDAADKQTKATIKEKTALEMLTTAKVDASSIISEAHAEAEAKKHNLLDETKKEIVHLNEQARKELAKEKEQYQDDIRKAIINTAFDAAEHLLEKEISKEKHQKIIEDFIDNLN; encoded by the coding sequence ATGTTATTGTCAAGTACAGTTAATCCAGCGGAAATTATTAATCAGTTATTTCCTAATTTATGGGTTTTTATTGCCCATGTTATTGCGACAATAATTTTATTAATTTTATTGTCAAAATGAGTGTATAACCCATTTCGCAAAGCAATGCGCGCTCGTCGCCAAAAAATTCAAGAAATGATTACTGATGCTGCTGATAAACAAACAAAGGCAACAATTAAAGAAAAAACAGCCCTTGAAATGCTAACAACAGCAAAAGTGGATGCTTCTTCAATTATTTCGGAAGCTCATGCTGAAGCCGAAGCCAAAAAACATAATCTCTTAGATGAAACAAAAAAAGAAATTGTGCATTTGAATGAACAAGCACGTAAAGAATTAGCAAAAGAAAAAGAACAATATCAAGATGATATTCGCAAAGCAATTATTAATACGGCATTTGATGCGGCAGAACATCTGTTAGAAAAAGAAATCAGTAAGGAAAAACATCAAAAAATTATTGAAGATTTTATTGATAATTTAAACTAA
- a CDS encoding F0F1 ATP synthase subunit delta — protein sequence MKISERFIYNYAAALMNIATEDDKIKHYLAASNLIVEVLKKYPIYIKIMSNVDIPKQERKDVLKETFGKTIDVKILHALYLLIDREAFSVVRPIFKQLRKLINLKNDVRYGKVFSALPLSDQQIEVIEAKISQKFGYHIELVNKIDKKIIAGIKIKVKDEIIDGSIAGQLEAMRSKALNNK from the coding sequence ATGAAAATTAGTGAACGATTTATTTATAATTATGCCGCCGCTTTGATGAATATTGCTACTGAAGATGATAAAATAAAACATTATTTAGCAGCATCAAATTTAATTGTTGAAGTATTAAAAAAATATCCGATTTATATCAAAATTATGAGTAACGTTGATATTCCAAAGCAAGAACGCAAAGATGTTTTAAAAGAAACATTTGGGAAGACAATTGACGTTAAGATTTTGCATGCCCTTTATTTATTAATTGATCGCGAAGCTTTTAGCGTGGTTCGACCAATTTTTAAACAATTACGAAAATTAATTAATTTGAAAAATGATGTTCGTTATGGGAAAGTTTTCTCGGCGCTACCATTATCAGATCAACAAATTGAAGTAATTGAGGCAAAAATTAGCCAAAAGTTTGGTTATCACATTGAATTAGTTAATAAGATTGATAAAAAAATTATTGCGGGAATTAAAATTAAGGTTAAAGATGAAATTATTGATGGTTCTATCGCTGGGCAATTAGAAGCAATGCGCTCTAAAGCTTTAAATAATAAATAG
- the atpA gene encoding F0F1 ATP synthase subunit alpha, which produces MSLKINEISEIIKKQIEEYGKKIEIHEEGSVVSIGDGIALLEGLDNAMMGELLIFPNDVYGMVLNLEDGAVGAVLMGDDSKVKEGDRVRRSQKVVETPVGDALLGRVVNALGQPIDGKGPLKATKTRPVERIAPGVMTRQSVTEPMETGIIVIDAMIPIGKGQRELIIGDRQTGKTAIAIDTILNQKGKNVKCIYVAIGQKASTIVQLVEKLRAVGAMDYTTIVSATASELSPLQYLAPYTGVTIGEEWMEAGEDVLIIYDDLSKHAVAYRTMALLLHRPPGREAYPGDVFYLHSRLLERAARLNKDHGGGSITALPIVETQAGDISAYIPTNVISITDGQIFLNSDQFNMGNRPAVDAGLSVSRVGSSAQIKAMKQVSGSLKLELAQYRELQAFAQFSSDLDEGTKAILEHGKRVIEILKQKQYTPLSQIDQIIILLAVNKKRIDWIPVNSIADFKDNLIEHFQGPAKKYYEQLAAAKSFDDKLMDEVDHEIIKVVKKITSKIPDYNAEHYGNLGEWKKLISK; this is translated from the coding sequence ATGAGTTTAAAAATAAATGAAATTTCCGAAATTATTAAAAAACAAATTGAGGAATATGGTAAAAAAATTGAAATTCATGAAGAAGGATCAGTTGTTTCAATTGGGGACGGAATTGCTTTACTAGAAGGTCTAGATAACGCAATGATGGGAGAATTACTAATTTTTCCCAACGATGTCTATGGAATGGTCTTAAATTTAGAAGATGGCGCTGTTGGGGCTGTTTTAATGGGAGATGATTCAAAAGTAAAAGAAGGGGATCGTGTTCGTCGTTCACAAAAAGTTGTTGAAACACCAGTTGGGGATGCCTTATTAGGACGGGTAGTTAATGCCTTAGGTCAACCGATCGATGGGAAAGGACCATTAAAAGCAACAAAAACTCGTCCAGTTGAACGAATTGCCCCTGGGGTTATGACTCGTCAATCTGTTACAGAACCAATGGAAACAGGAATTATTGTTATTGATGCAATGATTCCAATTGGAAAAGGACAACGGGAATTAATTATTGGAGACCGTCAAACCGGAAAAACAGCGATTGCAATTGATACAATTTTGAACCAAAAAGGGAAAAATGTTAAATGTATTTATGTTGCAATTGGACAAAAAGCTTCAACAATTGTTCAGTTAGTTGAAAAATTACGAGCTGTTGGGGCAATGGATTATACAACAATTGTTTCAGCAACAGCCAGTGAATTGTCACCATTACAATATTTAGCTCCTTATACGGGAGTTACAATTGGGGAAGAATGAATGGAAGCTGGGGAAGATGTTTTAATTATTTATGATGATTTATCAAAACATGCCGTCGCTTACCGAACAATGGCGTTATTATTACACCGTCCACCAGGGCGTGAAGCTTATCCGGGGGATGTTTTCTACCTACATAGTCGTTTATTAGAACGCGCAGCGCGCTTAAATAAAGACCATGGTGGGGGAAGTATTACCGCTTTACCAATTGTTGAAACACAAGCCGGTGATATTTCGGCGTATATTCCAACCAATGTTATTTCAATTACCGATGGTCAAATTTTCTTAAATTCAGACCAATTTAATATGGGTAATCGTCCAGCGGTTGATGCTGGGTTATCAGTGTCACGGGTTGGTTCATCAGCACAAATTAAGGCAATGAAGCAAGTTTCAGGATCATTAAAATTGGAATTAGCACAATACCGTGAATTACAAGCTTTTGCCCAATTTTCCTCTGATTTAGATGAAGGAACAAAAGCAATTTTGGAACATGGAAAACGGGTAATTGAGATTTTAAAACAAAAACAATATACTCCGTTATCACAAATTGATCAAATTATTATTTTATTAGCTGTTAATAAAAAACGCATTGACTGAATTCCAGTTAATAGTATTGCTGATTTTAAGGATAATTTAATTGAACATTTCCAAGGTCCGGCTAAAAAATATTATGAACAATTAGCAGCAGCAAAATCTTTTGATGATAAATTAATGGATGAAGTTGATCATGAAATTATTAAAGTTGTTAAAAAAATTACAAGTAAAATCCCAGATTATAATGCTGAACATTATGGTAACTTGGGTGAATGAAAAAAATTAATTAGTAAATAA
- the atpG gene encoding ATP synthase F1 subunit gamma produces MAVGSSLKKEIVSIKQIAKITEAMKLVATAKLKKAGKRISTSKPYFAELYTIFHDIISQTDSSIYQEKTGQVKDQRTCWVIVNSNLGLCGGYNVNINKLVLKELKQGDYIIAIGTKAVSFYENHNFKVEKIYDDIDINFTYDEARNIAMEILSQFNQGTFNCIKIAYTKFINNVTFEPTILQLLPIAKKPLGENSKERVLTEFEPDPQTILDNAVPMYLNAIFFSTIVESQVSEQASRRVAMENATDNAHDMLDDLSLEYNRKRQAAITQEISEIIAGANAQES; encoded by the coding sequence ATGGCTGTCGGGAGTAGTTTAAAAAAAGAAATTGTTTCAATTAAGCAAATTGCAAAAATTACGGAAGCAATGAAATTAGTGGCAACAGCAAAATTAAAAAAAGCCGGAAAAAGAATTTCGACATCAAAACCATATTTTGCTGAATTGTATACAATTTTTCATGACATTATTAGTCAAACAGATAGTTCAATTTACCAAGAAAAAACTGGTCAGGTAAAAGACCAGAGAACTTGTTGAGTTATTGTTAATTCAAACTTAGGATTATGTGGGGGCTATAATGTTAATATTAATAAATTGGTTTTAAAGGAACTTAAACAAGGGGATTACATTATTGCAATTGGTACAAAAGCGGTTTCATTTTATGAAAATCATAATTTCAAAGTTGAAAAAATTTATGATGATATTGATATAAATTTTACTTATGATGAAGCACGTAATATTGCAATGGAAATCTTATCGCAGTTTAACCAAGGAACCTTTAATTGTATTAAAATTGCTTATACAAAATTTATTAATAATGTTACTTTTGAACCAACAATTTTGCAATTATTACCAATTGCTAAAAAACCACTTGGGGAAAATTCAAAAGAACGGGTATTAACCGAATTTGAACCAGACCCCCAAACAATTTTAGATAATGCTGTGCCGATGTACTTAAATGCAATCTTTTTTTCAACAATTGTTGAATCACAAGTTTCAGAACAAGCCTCACGGCGCGTGGCGATGGAAAATGCAACCGATAATGCCCATGATATGTTAGATGATTTATCATTAGAATATAACCGAAAACGCCAAGCAGCAATTACTCAAGAAATTTCGGAAATTATTGCCGGAGCTAATGCACAAGAAAGTTAA
- the atpD gene encoding F0F1 ATP synthase subunit beta, giving the protein MDNKNGKVVQVLGPVVDVHFSEEYLPKLYNAIELDNHGEKLVLEVVQHIGDDIVRTIALGPTEGLVRGLEVIDTKAPITVPVGEEVLGRMFNVLGDPIDEKPAPKTKLTRPIHRLAPSYEEQEPLAGILETGIKVVDLLVPFAKGGKIGLFGGAGVGKTVLVQELINNVAKAHGGISVFAGVGERTREGNDLYYEMIEAGVIDKTALVFGQMNETPGARMRVALTGLTIAEYFRDDKNQDVLLFIDNIFRFTQAGSEVSALLGRMPSAVGYQPTLATEMGALQERITSTKKGSITSVQAVYVPADDLTDPAPATTFTHLDAKVVLDREIAALGIYPAVDPLGSSSRLLDPLVIGDEHYDIARGVQAILQKFKELQSIIAILGMDELSDEDKLAVARARKIRNFLSQPFHVAEKFSGKAGKYVPVAETIRGFKEILEGKCDDLPEQAFLYVGTIEEVIKQAESMKK; this is encoded by the coding sequence ATGGATAATAAAAACGGGAAAGTAGTACAGGTCTTAGGACCAGTTGTCGATGTCCACTTTAGTGAAGAGTATTTACCAAAATTATATAATGCCATTGAGTTAGATAATCATGGCGAAAAATTAGTCTTAGAAGTTGTTCAACATATTGGTGATGATATTGTCCGCACAATTGCGTTAGGACCAACAGAAGGATTAGTACGAGGGCTAGAAGTAATTGATACGAAAGCACCAATTACCGTTCCAGTTGGAGAAGAAGTATTGGGAAGAATGTTTAATGTTCTTGGTGATCCAATTGATGAAAAACCAGCCCCAAAAACAAAATTAACTCGGCCAATTCACCGCTTAGCACCAAGTTATGAAGAACAAGAACCCCTAGCTGGAATTCTAGAAACTGGAATTAAAGTTGTTGACTTATTAGTTCCATTTGCAAAAGGTGGTAAGATTGGGTTGTTTGGAGGAGCTGGAGTTGGTAAAACAGTTTTAGTTCAAGAGTTAATTAATAACGTTGCCAAAGCGCATGGAGGAATTTCTGTTTTTGCCGGAGTTGGAGAGCGTACAAGAGAAGGAAATGATTTATACTACGAAATGATTGAAGCTGGAGTTATTGATAAAACAGCTTTAGTTTTTGGTCAAATGAATGAAACACCTGGGGCTCGTATGCGTGTTGCTTTAACTGGTTTAACAATTGCCGAGTACTTCCGTGATGATAAAAATCAAGATGTGCTATTATTTATTGACAACATTTTCCGTTTTACCCAAGCGGGATCAGAAGTATCAGCCTTATTAGGGCGTATGCCTTCAGCGGTTGGGTACCAACCGACATTAGCAACAGAAATGGGAGCATTACAAGAACGAATTACTTCAACAAAAAAAGGAAGTATTACCTCAGTTCAAGCTGTTTATGTTCCTGCTGATGACTTAACTGACCCAGCGCCAGCAACAACCTTTACACACTTAGATGCTAAGGTTGTTCTAGACCGGGAAATTGCTGCGTTAGGAATTTATCCTGCCGTTGACCCATTAGGAAGTTCGTCACGGTTACTTGATCCATTAGTAATTGGGGATGAACATTATGATATTGCCCGTGGGGTGCAAGCAATTTTACAAAAATTTAAAGAATTACAATCAATTATTGCCATTCTAGGGATGGATGAATTGAGTGATGAAGATAAATTAGCAGTTGCTCGGGCTCGGAAAATCCGTAACTTCTTATCACAACCTTTCCATGTTGCTGAGAAGTTTTCAGGGAAAGCTGGGAAATATGTTCCTGTTGCTGAAACAATTCGTGGGTTTAAAGAAATTTTAGAGGGAAAATGTGATGATCTTCCTGAACAAGCCTTTCTATATGTTGGAACAATTGAAGAAGTTATTAAACAAGCAGAAAGTATGAAAAAATAA
- a CDS encoding FoF1 ATP synthase subunit delta/epsilon — MNKKILLKITTPQGIIVDEPVDIVTVRILTGYIGILYGHVPLVSTIVPSEMHYKIDNKEYRLNISGGILQVEKEQVKILADEVSMIK; from the coding sequence ATGAATAAAAAAATACTTTTAAAAATTACAACGCCACAAGGAATTATTGTCGATGAACCAGTTGATATTGTTACAGTTCGAATTTTAACAGGTTATATTGGGATTTTATATGGGCATGTTCCTTTGGTTTCAACAATTGTCCCATCAGAAATGCATTATAAAATTGATAATAAAGAATATCGCTTAAATATTTCCGGAGGAATTTTACAAGTTGAAAAAGAACAAGTAAAAATCCTTGCCGATGAAGTTAGTATGATTAAATAG
- a CDS encoding HAD family hydrolase, giving the protein MIKMVICDIDGTLIRNVDKEIPGANVAALKKLQEKGILVTLATGRVPGALRKYAQELNITKNINYVIGANGGAVYNIANNTFAYDEKATLEDTKWAMELVKELGADFYLAPIAENLAYVSSQYVLDNNLFYFDYKFLTAKIIDWNNIPQMRKVVVATSDHEKQNWLRQQVAVSETLRTEKTGYGYIEIIPKNVNKWEGIIRLLEILRGEGIDIATDEILCFGDQMNDYEMIKNAKYGVALSNATAELKEVAWKVTALDNNNAGIADFLEKEIFPHLGE; this is encoded by the coding sequence ATGATAAAAATGGTGATTTGCGATATTGATGGAACCTTAATTCGCAATGTTGATAAAGAAATTCCGGGGGCTAATGTTGCGGCATTAAAAAAACTACAAGAAAAAGGTATTTTAGTAACTTTAGCAACGGGAAGAGTGCCAGGGGCGTTACGAAAATATGCCCAAGAATTAAATATTACAAAAAATATTAATTATGTAATTGGGGCGAACGGGGGAGCAGTTTATAACATTGCCAATAATACTTTTGCCTATGATGAAAAAGCAACGCTAGAAGATACAAAATGAGCAATGGAATTGGTCAAAGAATTGGGAGCTGACTTTTATTTAGCTCCAATTGCTGAAAATCTAGCCTATGTTTCGAGCCAATATGTTTTAGACAATAATTTATTTTACTTTGATTATAAATTTTTAACAGCAAAAATTATTGATTGAAATAATATTCCTCAAATGCGTAAAGTTGTTGTGGCAACAAGTGATCACGAAAAACAAAACTGATTACGCCAACAAGTAGCGGTTAGTGAAACATTACGTACTGAAAAAACAGGATATGGTTATATTGAAATAATTCCTAAAAATGTTAATAAGTGAGAAGGGATTATTCGTCTCCTAGAAATTTTACGGGGAGAAGGAATTGATATTGCAACAGACGAAATTCTTTGTTTTGGTGATCAAATGAATGATTATGAAATGATTAAGAATGCAAAATATGGTGTGGCTTTAAGTAATGCGACGGCGGAATTAAAAGAAGTGGCTTGAAAAGTAACTGCTTTAGATAATAATAATGCCGGAATTGCTGATTTTTTGGAAAAAGAAATTTTTCCACACTTAGGGGAATAA
- a CDS encoding Cof-type HAD-IIB family hydrolase — protein MELKINEDSIKVIVTDIDGTLLTDQRTVLPATAEILKNLQANDYFVSIASGRMPMGFNEYSELIEIKKYGGYVIGANGAIIYDLQKNKTVKRIVIPKKAIKAVTDILLANNCNFNLLYHRSKVIYFSDKDYFNSKLTPGAFLDGAKRAVLFKPRHYRTGYKIVMYAPSEKVFDKVLVLLNEIPAIKVEKLSATSCDIVSCYASKSEGIVNLLTVLNKKYHLKLTKNNVLYFGDNYNDLSVFKTFPYAIAMENSSLEVIKLAYAVTSSNNVGGISDYLTKMIK, from the coding sequence ATGGAACTAAAGATTAACGAAGATTCAATTAAGGTTATTGTAACTGATATTGATGGGACGCTGCTAACAGATCAACGAACAGTTCTTCCAGCAACAGCAGAAATTTTAAAAAACCTTCAAGCCAACGATTATTTTGTCTCGATTGCTTCGGGGAGAATGCCAATGGGATTTAATGAATATAGTGAACTAATTGAAATTAAAAAATATGGAGGATATGTGATTGGGGCTAATGGCGCAATTATTTATGATTTGCAGAAAAACAAGACTGTTAAAAGGATTGTAATCCCCAAAAAAGCGATTAAAGCTGTCACCGATATTTTATTAGCTAATAATTGTAATTTTAATTTACTTTATCATCGTTCAAAAGTAATTTATTTTAGTGATAAGGATTATTTTAATAGTAAATTAACTCCGGGGGCTTTTTTAGACGGAGCTAAACGGGCAGTATTATTTAAGCCTCGACACTATCGAACTGGTTATAAGATTGTAATGTATGCACCAAGTGAAAAAGTCTTTGATAAAGTATTAGTTTTACTTAATGAAATCCCCGCAATTAAAGTTGAAAAATTATCAGCAACTAGCTGTGATATTGTCAGTTGCTATGCTAGCAAAAGTGAAGGGATTGTTAATTTATTAACAGTTTTAAATAAAAAATATCATTTAAAATTAACAAAAAATAATGTTCTGTATTTTGGGGATAATTATAATGATTTATCTGTTTTTAAAACCTTTCCCTATGCAATTGCGATGGAAAATTCTTCTCTGGAAGTTATAAAATTAGCATATGCTGTAACAAGTAGTAATAATGTTGGGGGCATTAGTGATTACTTAACAAAAATGATAAAGTAA